In the genome of Dunckerocampus dactyliophorus isolate RoL2022-P2 chromosome 6, RoL_Ddac_1.1, whole genome shotgun sequence, one region contains:
- the wdr83os gene encoding protein Asterix isoform X1 has protein sequence MSSNNMADPKRPNKVLRYKPPTTETNPTLEDPTPDYMNLLGMIFSMCGLMLKAVHLSRGHVLPPEPTANVAAVVTPASCPYGLEVKAGGRLSSQEPEQTHRGTRRTLLLTF, from the exons ATGTCCTCTAATAACATGGCAGATCCCAAGAGACCAAATAAGGTATTACG GTACAAGCCCCCCACCACAGAGACAAACCCGACTCTCGAGGACCCCACCCCGGACTACATGAACCTGCTGGGCATGATCTTCAGCATGTGTGGACTGATGCTCAAG GCTGTCCATCTCAGCCGTGGTCATGTCCTACCTCCAGAACCCACAGCCAATGTCGCCGCCGTGGTAACCCCAGCATCATGTCCATACGGTTTGGAGGTGAAAGCGGGAGGCAGATTGTCCAGCCAGGAACCAGAACAGACACATAGAGGAACTCGAAGAACTCTCTTGTTAACCTTTTGA
- the wdr83os gene encoding protein Asterix isoform X2 has product MSSNNMADPKRPNKVLRYKPPTTETNPTLEDPTPDYMNLLGMIFSMCGLMLKLKWCAWIAVYCSFISFANSRSSEDTKQMMSSFMLSISAVVMSYLQNPQPMSPPW; this is encoded by the exons ATGTCCTCTAATAACATGGCAGATCCCAAGAGACCAAATAAGGTATTACG GTACAAGCCCCCCACCACAGAGACAAACCCGACTCTCGAGGACCCCACCCCGGACTACATGAACCTGCTGGGCATGATCTTCAGCATGTGTGGACTGATGCTCAAG CTTAAATGGTGCGCTTGGATTGCCGTCTACTGTTCCTTCATCAGCTTTGCGAACTCCAGGAGCTCGGAAGACACCAAACAGATGATGAGCAGCTTCAT GCTGTCCATCTCAGCCGTGGTCATGTCCTACCTCCAGAACCCACAGCCAATGTCGCCGCCGTGGTAA
- the wdr83 gene encoding WD repeat domain-containing protein 83: MSFPLPKPQAPQLPQHLLRTIDCKQGPVRAVRFNADGQYLLSCGADKSLKLWSGNRGTLLKTYSGHGYEVLDADGSFDNSQICSCSSDKTVILWDVATGQVARKLRGHAGKVNCVQFNEEATVILSGSIDGTVRCWDTRSRKLEPIQVLDDARDSVSSLKVAKHELLTGSVDGRVRRYDLRMGQLHVDFISSPITCVCFSQDGQCTLSSSLDSTVRLLDKSTGEMLGEYTGHQMKGYKLECCLSSKDTHVLSCSEDGHVYCWDLVEGSLSLKLPVGKAVVQSMSFHPKETRLLTATEGRVQVWAAEPEEAEDAGMAT, encoded by the exons ATGTCGTTTCCTCTTCCCAAACCTCAGGCccctcagcttcctcagcatCTCTTACGTACCATTGACTGTAAACAAGGACCTGTCAGAGCTGTGCGCTTCAATG CTGATGGACAGTACCTGTTGTCCTGCGGCGCCGACAAATCTCTCAAACTGTGGAGCGGCAACCGAGGGACGCTGCTGAAGACCTACAGCGGCCATGGCTACGAGGTCCTGGACGCTGATGG GTCCTTTGACAACAGTCAGATTTGCTCCTGCAGCTCGGACAAGACGGTTATCCTCTGGGACGTCGCCACCGGCCAGGTGGCCAGAAAACTCAGGGGTCACGCCGGG AAAGTCAACTGCGTACAGTTCAACGAGGAGGCGACAGTCATCCTGTCTG GTTCCATAGATGGGACAGTGCGCTGCTGGGACACCAGGTCTCGCAAGCTTGAGCCCATCCAGGTTTTGGATGATGCCAGAGACAGTGTCAGCAGCCTGAAAGTGGCCAAACACGAGCTGCTCACTGG GTCGGTGGACGGTCGAGTGAGACGCTACGACCTCAGAATGGGACAGCTTCACGTGGACTTCATCAGCA GTCCCATCACGTGCGTGTGCTTCAGTCAGGATGGACAGTGCACGCTCAGCTCCAGTCTGGACTCCACAGTGAGACTGCTAGACAAGAGCACTGGAGAAATGCTGGGCGA GTACACGGGACACCAGATGAAGGGATACAAACTGGAATGCTGCCTGTCTTCCAAAGACACTCACGTCCTGAGCTGCTCCGAGGACGGACACGTGTACTGCTGGgacttggtggag GGCTCTTTGTCCTTGAAGCTGCCTGTGGGCAAGGCCGTGGTCCAGTCCATGTCCTTCCACCCCAAGGAGACCCGCCTCCTTACCGCCACAGAGGGGCGTGTCCAAGTGTGGGCGGCTGAGCCTGAAGAGGCAGAGGATGCTGGCATGGCAACTTAA
- the LOC129182280 gene encoding transcription factor IIIA-like has product MEGNVEPHKRFICSFAGCAAAYNKQWKLDAHLCKHTGVKPHKCPHDGCDKDFCSPYHLARHQLSHSGLHPFPCTVEGCAQAFTTNSNRARHVTRVHSGEAKRYMCKVDGCNLEFKKNKQLKSHMSEQHTHTPAYQCTHDGCTMRFTFPSRLKRHMKVHRGYPCTQESCIFTGSTWTEYLKHRREQHRPALSCEQCSKVFKDSWFLEQHQRVHSDTRLVYRCPREACERSFTTIFNLQSHIQAFHEELQPFTCGHPGCGKTFAMKQSLRRHGVVHDPDRKKMPRPKRSLASRLSGCSDKMVVLCEKSPVKQDASGPVELVSLLQDTSLMGRPTVDSQELTVALTSPLTL; this is encoded by the coding sequence ATGGAAGGAAATGTGGAGCCTCACAAACGTTTCATTTGCTCGTTTGCCGGCTGCGCGGCGGCCTACAACAAGCAGTGGAAGCTTGACGCACACTTATGTAAGCACACAGGCGTCAAGCCGCACAAATGTCCTCACGACGGCTGCGACAAGGACTTCTGCAGCCCCTACCACCTAGCCCGCCACCAGCTCAGCCACAGCGGCCTGCACCCCTTCCCTTGCACGGTGGAGGGCTGCGCGCAGGCTTTCACCACCAACTCCAACCGTGCCCGGCACGTCACCCGCGTCCACTCCGGGGAGGCCAAGCGATACATGTGCAAAGTGGACGGCTGCAACCTGGAGTTCAAGAAGAACAAGCAGCTCAAGTCGCACATGAGCGAGCAGCACACTCACACACCCGCCTACCAGTGCACGCATGATGGCTGCACCATGCGCTTCACCTTCCCCAGCAGGCTCAAGCGCCACATGAAGGTGCACAGAGGCTACCCCTGCACCCAGGAGAGCTGCATCTTCACGGGGAGTACCTGGACGGAGTACCTGAAGCACAGGAGGGAGCAACACAGGCCGGCGCTTAGCTGCGAGCAGTGCAGCAAGGTGTTTAAGGACTCCTGGTTCCTGGAGCAGCACCAGAGGGTCCACTCGGACACCCGGCTGGTTTACAGGTGTCCCCGAGAGGCCTGCGAGCGCTCTTTCACTACCATCTTTAACCTGCAGAGCCACATCCAGGCCTTCCACGAGGAGCTGCAACCCTTCACCTGTGGCCACCCCGGCTGCGGCAAGACCTTCGCCATGAAGCAGAGCCTCCGGCGGCACGGTGTGGTCCACGACCCAGATAGGAAGAAGATGCCTCGGCCTAAAAGGTCTCTGGCCTCCAGGCTGAGCGGCTGCAGTGACAAGATGGTTGTCTTGTGCGAGAAGAGTCCAGTGAAGCAGGATGCTTCTGGTCCTGTTGAGCTGGTCTCTCTGCTGCAGGACACATCCCTGATGGGTCGTCCCACAGTGGACAGTCAAGAACTCACAGTGGCTCTGACCTCACCCCTCACACTGTAG
- the yju2b gene encoding probable splicing factor YJU2B has protein sequence MGERKGTNKYYPPDFNPAKHGSLNGYHKTHALRERARKLSQGILIIRFEMPYNIWCDGCKNHIGMGVRYNAEKKKVGNYFTTPIYRFRMKCHLCINYIEMQTDPAACDYVIVSGASRKEERWDMAENEQILTTEREEKEKLETDAMFKLDHGGKDKEKLTKALPSLVELQDYQAGWKDDFQLNSALRRKFRTEKKVIAEKEEKDDAVRARTNLSIPLLPERDEDKRLAALLSYQTPDSYEDRQRCKRKEISSRSWFISPPATPGGAAGGLLHKLGLQGKEAAMAKALSPSQLIRKPCATLARRKSDPGDGSQASQGQGVSEMSSTTEEEREAVPRTQDCEKTQKDTSFGSLGSLVPNYSDSDSDHGH, from the exons ATG GGTGAACGAAAAGGAACAAACAAATACTACCCTCCGGACTTCAATCCAGCCAAG CATGGGTCCCTCAATGGCTACCATAAAACCCACGCTCTTCGCGAGCGAGCCAGGAAGCTGTCGCAGGGCATTCTCATCATCAG GTTTGAGATGCCGTATAACATCTGGTGTGACGGCTGCAAAAACCACATTGGCATGG GGGTGCGTTATAATGCGGAGAAGAAGAAAGTGGGCAACTACTTCACCACGCCCATCTACAG GTTCCGGATGAAGTGCCATCTGTGCATCAACTACATTGAGATGCAGACGGACCCGGCGGCGTGCGACTACGTCATTGTGAGCGGCGCCAGTAGGAAGGAGGAGCGCTGGGACATGGCGGAAAATGAGCAGATCCTCACCACAG AGCGCGAAGAAAAGGAGAAGCTGGAGACTGATGCCATGTTCAAGCTGGACCACGGTGGGAAGGACAAAGAGAAGCTTACCAAGGCGCTCCCCTCGCTGGTGGAGCTTCAGGACTACCAAGCAGGCTGGAAGGATGACTTTCAGCTCAACAGCGCCCTCCGCAGGAAGTTCAGA ACAGAGAAGAAGGTGATAGCggaaaaggaggaaaaggaCGACGCGGTGAGGGCGAGGACCAACCTGTCCATCCCGCTGCTTCCCGAGAGGGACGAGGACAAGAGGTTGGCGGCTCTGCTCAGCTACCAGACGCCAGACT cCTATGAGGACAGGCAGCGCTGCAAACGCAAGGAGATCTCCTCACGCTCGTGGTTCATCTCCCCTCCGGCCACACCAGGGGGCGCCGCTGGGGGTCTGCTCCACAAACTGGGCCTGCAAGGGAAAGAGGCAGCAATGGCCAAAGCGCTGAGCCCCTCCCAGCTCATCCGCAAGCCCTGCGCCACGCTCGCCCGCAGGAAGTCCGACCCCGGGGACGGGTCACAGGCGAGTCAAGGGCAGGGAGTAAGTGAGATGAGCAGCACCACTGAGGAAGAACGTGAGGCGGTCCCAAGAACTCAGGACTGTGAGAAGACACAGAAGGACACCAGTTTCGGGAGTTTGGGCTCGCTGGTGCCGAACTACAGCGACTCAGACTCAGACCACGGACACTGA